The genome window ACGATCAAGATTATCAATGAAGCAGAAGCTTTCATCGAAGCACGGGTGAACGAAGAAAGTCTGTTTGGTGGTGTGAAGCACCCGGCACTTGCCGCTGATGTTCGTCGTCAGATCGTATCACGTGTGATGCCAACGATTCGTGGAGCGGTATCAGATAGCAAAAAAATGATTCTGTCCTTTGATGATCAAGAGGACGTACTTGCTTTTGTAGGCGGATCAGATTCCCCGGAATTGTCTCAGGTAGGTGCAGCTTGTCCGGATCATCTGGTACATACCAAAGTGGTACCTCTGTTCATCGATTGGACACCGGATGCGGAAGATATCGAAGGTTTAAAAGCCAAGCTGGTAGAAGGTGTAGCTGCCTACAAAGAGCAATATCAGCAGTATTTTGAGAGCAACAAAAACGAAGGTGATGTCATGTTCGAGGCGGCACCACGCGTTATCCTCATTCCTGGTGTGGGCATGATCAACACAGGCAAGAGTTGGGCGCTTTCCCAAGTAAGCGGAGCGTTGTACCACAGAGCGATTGCCGTTATGCGTGGAGCGACTAGCTTGGGTCAATTCGTATCGCTCAGTGCAAACGAGTCTTACAATGTGGAGTACTGGCCGTTGGAATTGTACAAATTGTCTCTCGCTCCGGCAGAAACCGAATTCTCCCGCAAAGTGGCGTTTATTACAGGCGGCGCAGGTGGTATCGGAAGTGAAACAGCGCGCAGATTGGTATCCGAAGGCGCTCATGTGGTGCTCGCTGATCTTAATCTGGAAGGTGCACAGAAGGTAGCACAGGAGATTAATGATCAGTACGGAGCGAATCGTGCTTATGCGCTGAAAATGGACGTGACCGATGAGGAAGCCGTTCAATCGGCTTATGCGGATGTTGCGGTGCAATATGGCGGAGTAGATATTATCGTGAACAATGCAGGATTGGCCACATCCAGCCCGTTTGACGAAACATCCTTGAAAGAATGGAACCTGAACATGAATGTACTGGGCACAGGGTATTTCCTCGTCGCTCGTGAAGCGTTCAAGCTGATGAAACAACAGGGTATTGGGGGAAGCATGGTATTTATCGGGTCCAAGAATTCGGTGTATGCAGGTAAAAGTGCCTCTGCTTACAGTTCAGCGAAAGCACTGGAAGCGCATCTGGCACGCTGCATTGCAGCAGAAGGTGGAGAGTATGGCATTCGTGTCAACACGATTCTCCCGGATGCCATTCTACAGGGTTCAGCCATCTGGAACGGTTCCTGGAGAAACGAACGGGCAGCGGCATACGGAATCGAACCGGATCAATTGGAGGAGTATTACCGCAAACGGACGACATTGCTCGTGAATATCTATCCTAGAGATATTGCAGAAGGAATTGCATTCTTTGCCTCTTCAAAATCCGAAAAAACAACCGGTTGCATGATGACCATTGATGGCGGTGTACCAGCAGCATTTACACGTTAAAATAGGAGGGTTCTTGCGGATGGATAACCAAGTCAAGCAAGCGTATGAAGCAGCCAAGGCATTGTATGCTCAGCACGGAATTGATACAGAAGAGGTGCTGAACAGACTCGCGGAGATCAAAGTATCCGTACACTGTTGGCAAGGCGATGATGTAAAAGGTTTTCTGAATAAAGATGGCGAGTTAACAGGGGGTATTTCCGTTACAGGTCAATACCCGGGGGCTGCGAGCACACCAGCAGAACTTCGTAACGATCTGGAGCAAGCTTTTGCTCTGATTCCTGGTAAACATAAGGTCAATCTGCATGCGATATACACGGACACAGACGAGCAGGTTGAACTGAATCAGATTGAGCCAAAGCATTATGAGAACTGGGTGAAATGGGCCAAAGAACAAGGACTCGGCCTGGACTTCAACCCAACATGTTTTTCTCATGAAAAATCAAGTGACGGGTTTACACTCAGTCATCCAGACCCTGAGATTCGCAAGTTCTGGATTGATCACTGCAAGGCATCCCGCCGGATTGGTGCTTACTTCGGGGAACAGCTCGGTCAGACATGTGTAACCAATGTGTGGGTACCGGACGGGTTCAAGGATAATCCGGTTGACCGGTTGACTCCACGCAAACGTCTCAAAGAATCACTGGATGAAGTATTCGGCGAGCGCCTTAACCCAGAGCACAACCTGGATGCGGTAGAGAGTAAGCTGTTTGGTCTGGGTTCGGAAGCCTATGTGGTGGGTTCTCATGAATTTTATA of Paenibacillus sp. FSL R5-0517 contains these proteins:
- the rhaA gene encoding L-rhamnose isomerase; the encoded protein is MDNQVKQAYEAAKALYAQHGIDTEEVLNRLAEIKVSVHCWQGDDVKGFLNKDGELTGGISVTGQYPGAASTPAELRNDLEQAFALIPGKHKVNLHAIYTDTDEQVELNQIEPKHYENWVKWAKEQGLGLDFNPTCFSHEKSSDGFTLSHPDPEIRKFWIDHCKASRRIGAYFGEQLGQTCVTNVWVPDGFKDNPVDRLTPRKRLKESLDEVFGERLNPEHNLDAVESKLFGLGSEAYVVGSHEFYMGYGLQNDTLICLDAGHFHPTEVISNKLSSLSLFTSGILLHVSRPMRWDSDHVVIMDDELLEIARELVRHDLLATTHIGLDFFDASINRVAAWVVGTRNTIKALLRAMLEPVDALKQAELDGDYTLRLALTEEFKSYPFGAIWDYYCARQGVPVREKWITDIKTYEQDVLLQRDKSLV
- a CDS encoding bifunctional aldolase/short-chain dehydrogenase, whose protein sequence is MVQSLWNASQASEKTTGLEQLVYRSNLIGSDRSVCNIYGGNTSTKTTVKDFRGRDVEVMYVKGSGSDLGSMEAKHFTGLGLEDIRPLIERESMSDEEMVEYLGHCMIDAKHPRASIETLLHAFLPYKHVDHTHPDAIISLCCADNGKELAKEIYGDRFVWVPYVRPGFTLSKMIAESVFSNPHAELVLMEKHGLVTWGETSEECYAQTIKIINEAEAFIEARVNEESLFGGVKHPALAADVRRQIVSRVMPTIRGAVSDSKKMILSFDDQEDVLAFVGGSDSPELSQVGAACPDHLVHTKVVPLFIDWTPDAEDIEGLKAKLVEGVAAYKEQYQQYFESNKNEGDVMFEAAPRVILIPGVGMINTGKSWALSQVSGALYHRAIAVMRGATSLGQFVSLSANESYNVEYWPLELYKLSLAPAETEFSRKVAFITGGAGGIGSETARRLVSEGAHVVLADLNLEGAQKVAQEINDQYGANRAYALKMDVTDEEAVQSAYADVAVQYGGVDIIVNNAGLATSSPFDETSLKEWNLNMNVLGTGYFLVAREAFKLMKQQGIGGSMVFIGSKNSVYAGKSASAYSSAKALEAHLARCIAAEGGEYGIRVNTILPDAILQGSAIWNGSWRNERAAAYGIEPDQLEEYYRKRTTLLVNIYPRDIAEGIAFFASSKSEKTTGCMMTIDGGVPAAFTR